Proteins found in one Herbiconiux sp. A18JL235 genomic segment:
- a CDS encoding FadR/GntR family transcriptional regulator, producing the protein MAEFVPLTRQPSLAVRVTEELLEAIAAGRFRPGERLPSERDMSDQFGVSRTVIREAVRGLHAKGVLEITTGKGVQIATVSSSRVTEALELYLRGAQSQEIIRPEHIAEVRETLETRLVEIACERATADDLAAIEREHELMSAAHDPETAARHDAEFHRLLAVGTHNALYLTLIESINATMRTIRANSFTVEGRLAVALEEHEAVLDAVRARDAAASREAMQRHLDDSQKFYGQGSGATS; encoded by the coding sequence ATGGCAGAGTTCGTGCCCTTGACGCGACAGCCGTCGCTCGCGGTGCGCGTCACCGAGGAGTTGCTCGAGGCGATCGCCGCGGGCCGGTTTCGGCCGGGTGAGCGACTTCCCAGCGAGCGCGACATGAGCGATCAGTTCGGTGTGTCGCGCACGGTCATCCGCGAGGCCGTCCGCGGGCTGCACGCCAAGGGCGTGCTCGAGATCACGACGGGCAAGGGCGTGCAGATCGCCACCGTGTCGTCGAGCCGGGTCACCGAGGCGCTCGAGCTGTACCTGCGCGGTGCGCAGTCGCAGGAGATCATCCGGCCCGAGCACATCGCCGAGGTGCGTGAGACGCTCGAGACCCGCCTGGTGGAGATCGCCTGCGAGCGCGCGACCGCCGACGATCTCGCCGCCATCGAACGCGAGCACGAGCTGATGTCGGCGGCGCACGACCCCGAGACGGCGGCACGGCACGACGCCGAGTTCCACCGGCTACTCGCCGTGGGAACCCACAACGCGCTCTACCTCACTCTGATCGAGTCGATCAACGCGACGATGCGCACCATCCGCGCGAACAGCTTCACGGTCGAGGGCCGGCTCGCCGTCGCCCTCGAGGAGCACGAGGCCGTGCTCGACGCGGTGCGCGCCCGCGACGCGGCGGCGAGCCGCGAGGCGATGCAACGTCACCTCGACGACTCGCAGAAGTTCTACGGCCAGGGCTCGGGGGCGACCTCGTGA
- a CDS encoding sugar ABC transporter substrate-binding protein: MTRFRTAMAGVAALALVATLSACGTTTGGGGSSTDAATEDISVEVGADLSGKRICFGFSGSETEFWAAGIKSISDSLEAANATVIEHNSNEDPNRQLEQVRDCITQGVDGIIVIPEDGSSANTIIKEANDADIPIGIFNRPPATEDGAAIVAVADNRDVAAQTTQYLADEAKKLGRKVQPLIMVGNLSDQNAVERRNGFYEVIDANPDLFLTPIEVQTNWDAATGQANLQAAVQANPDIDVLFTSSDFLFPQIQAVLEPLGKWKPVGEDGHVLMGGLDGDNRACGLIRDGYVDATGVQDLFYEASSLLEALGQAIADNESDPDETIVDPGFALTQSNFDEREKDMWGCVITPPSS; this comes from the coding sequence GTGACACGATTCCGCACTGCGATGGCAGGGGTAGCAGCCCTCGCCCTCGTCGCCACCCTCAGCGCCTGCGGCACCACCACCGGCGGAGGCGGCAGCAGCACCGACGCCGCCACCGAGGACATCAGCGTCGAGGTGGGCGCCGACCTCAGCGGCAAGCGCATCTGCTTCGGCTTCTCCGGCAGCGAGACCGAGTTCTGGGCGGCGGGCATCAAGTCGATCAGCGACTCGCTCGAGGCCGCCAACGCCACGGTCATCGAGCACAACTCGAACGAAGACCCCAACCGCCAGCTCGAGCAGGTGCGCGACTGCATCACCCAGGGCGTCGACGGCATCATCGTGATCCCCGAGGACGGGTCGAGCGCGAACACCATCATCAAGGAAGCCAACGACGCCGACATCCCGATCGGCATCTTCAACCGTCCGCCCGCGACCGAGGACGGCGCGGCCATCGTCGCCGTCGCCGACAACCGCGACGTCGCGGCACAGACCACGCAGTACCTCGCCGACGAGGCGAAGAAGCTCGGCCGCAAGGTGCAGCCGCTCATCATGGTGGGCAACCTCAGCGACCAGAACGCGGTCGAGCGCCGCAACGGCTTCTACGAGGTGATCGACGCCAACCCCGACCTGTTCCTCACCCCCATCGAGGTGCAGACCAACTGGGATGCGGCGACCGGCCAGGCGAACCTCCAGGCGGCCGTGCAGGCGAACCCCGACATCGACGTGCTGTTCACCTCGAGCGACTTCCTGTTCCCGCAGATCCAGGCGGTGCTGGAGCCCCTCGGCAAGTGGAAGCCCGTCGGCGAGGACGGCCACGTGCTGATGGGCGGGCTCGACGGCGACAACCGCGCCTGCGGTCTCATCCGCGACGGCTACGTCGACGCGACCGGCGTGCAGGACCTCTTCTACGAGGCCTCCTCACTGCTCGAGGCGCTCGGCCAGGCGATCGCCGACAACGAGTCCGACCCCGACGAGACCATCGTCGACCCCGGCTTCGCCCTGACGCAGTCGAACTTCGACGAGCGCGAGAAGGACATGTGGGGCTGCGTCATCACGCCCCCGAGCAGCTGA
- a CDS encoding ABC transporter permease — protein MTAAPPVASSPAAPPPPGTTRPRRGAVLRRLFAGEGFVAILIVVYVVAMAPFAQGLLSERNALNVLSNFWPLAIIVIGQTFVLVLAGIDLAQSAIINLTNTVGALLVTQALEPSLFDKSALWGSVVGPDGGPLGGGGGIALAVVLMVVIGAVLGTVNGLLIARLKMPPFMVTLGTMLLFSAVAVWLTRSENVPNLPEAYIEIGQGRIWGAITVPAIIAVVLGVAAHFVLSKTPFGAWLYAAGTSRDTAIISGVPYRRVVVLAYALSGVFATIGGILYSTRLEAGRPTLADDLLLDVIGAAVIGGVSLFGGKGSVLGAALGALFFVVLSNSLNLLNLPFTVVFIVKGLVIVAAALLDVVRNRILGGTR, from the coding sequence GTGACCGCTGCACCACCCGTCGCGAGCTCGCCCGCCGCTCCGCCGCCGCCCGGCACCACCCGGCCCCGGCGCGGAGCCGTGCTCCGCCGACTCTTCGCCGGCGAAGGCTTCGTCGCCATCCTCATCGTCGTCTATGTCGTCGCGATGGCACCCTTCGCCCAGGGGCTGCTCTCCGAGCGCAATGCGCTCAACGTGCTGTCGAACTTCTGGCCTCTCGCCATCATCGTCATCGGGCAGACCTTCGTGCTCGTGCTGGCCGGTATCGACCTCGCGCAGTCGGCGATCATCAACCTCACCAACACCGTCGGCGCGCTGCTCGTGACGCAGGCGCTCGAGCCGTCGCTGTTCGACAAGTCGGCCCTCTGGGGCAGCGTCGTGGGGCCGGACGGCGGTCCGCTCGGCGGTGGCGGAGGCATCGCGCTCGCCGTGGTGCTCATGGTCGTGATCGGCGCCGTTCTCGGCACCGTCAACGGCCTCCTCATCGCCCGGCTGAAGATGCCCCCGTTCATGGTGACGCTCGGCACCATGCTGCTGTTCAGCGCCGTGGCCGTCTGGCTCACCCGCAGCGAGAACGTGCCGAACCTGCCGGAGGCGTACATCGAGATCGGTCAGGGCCGCATCTGGGGCGCCATCACCGTTCCGGCGATCATCGCGGTCGTGCTCGGCGTCGCGGCCCACTTCGTGCTGAGCAAGACCCCCTTCGGCGCCTGGCTCTACGCCGCGGGCACCAGCCGCGACACCGCCATCATCTCGGGAGTGCCCTACCGCCGCGTCGTCGTGCTCGCCTACGCGCTCTCGGGCGTGTTCGCCACCATCGGCGGCATCCTCTACTCCACGCGTCTCGAGGCCGGGCGCCCGACGCTCGCCGACGACCTGCTGCTCGACGTCATCGGCGCCGCGGTGATCGGCGGGGTCTCGCTGTTCGGCGGCAAGGGCTCGGTGCTCGGCGCCGCCCTCGGCGCACTGTTCTTCGTGGTGCTCTCGAACAGCCTGAATCTGCTCAACCTGCCGTTCACCGTCGTGTTCATCGTCAAGGGCCTCGTCATCGTGGCCGCAGCCCTGCTCGACGTCGTGCGCAACCGCATCCTGGGAGGCACCCGATGA
- a CDS encoding sugar ABC transporter ATP-binding protein, with translation MTEPRLRIDDVSHSFYGVTVNKHLSLEVAAGEVLGLVGENGAGKSTLMNIVGGVLQPDSGSLWVDGERYEPRSPAEARKVGIAHVHQELNLFAPLTVADNMFLTGYPRRLGVFTDKRAARAKAREALALMDLPFSPSALVEDLSPGQRQMLEIAKAAVGDPKLVILDEPTTSLTSRETARLFELIAQLTERGTSVIYVSHILEDIKRLSDRIAIMRDGALVDVRPEPELPVGEVITLMVGRSLDNRFPSRDGHAERTPVLEVADLSAKGVVDGIDLTVHSGEVVGLFGLMGAGRTELARMVYGLDPVDRGSVVVDGTDVSSRSTRSRIARGLSFVTEDRRGEGLLMDFSVITNAALPSLKRWAGGVLGPIRRRAVARDVAEVTSGLRLKSADLDRSPVRSLSGGNQQKVVLAKWLLTKPRVFILDEPTRGVDVGAQYEVYRTTLELADQGTAVLVISSELPELIGICDRILVMRMGRLVGEFDRSQFDARRILGAAFGESGGAAESGAAAATTPVPLDQEAAR, from the coding sequence ATGACCGAGCCGCGCCTGCGCATCGACGACGTCTCGCACAGCTTCTACGGCGTCACCGTCAACAAGCACCTGAGCCTCGAGGTGGCCGCCGGCGAGGTGCTCGGTCTCGTCGGCGAGAACGGTGCGGGCAAGAGCACGCTCATGAACATCGTCGGCGGCGTGCTGCAGCCCGATTCCGGCTCGCTCTGGGTCGACGGGGAACGCTACGAACCGCGCAGCCCCGCCGAGGCCCGCAAGGTGGGAATCGCCCACGTGCACCAGGAGCTCAACCTGTTCGCGCCCCTCACGGTCGCCGACAACATGTTCCTCACCGGCTACCCCAGGCGGCTCGGCGTCTTCACCGACAAGCGGGCGGCGCGGGCGAAGGCCCGCGAGGCGCTCGCCCTGATGGACCTGCCGTTCTCGCCCTCAGCCCTCGTCGAAGACCTCAGCCCCGGCCAGCGGCAGATGCTCGAGATCGCCAAGGCGGCGGTCGGCGACCCGAAGCTCGTCATCCTCGACGAACCCACCACCTCGCTCACCTCGCGTGAGACGGCCCGGCTGTTCGAGCTGATCGCACAGCTGACCGAGCGCGGCACCTCCGTCATTTACGTCTCCCACATCCTCGAAGACATCAAACGGCTCTCCGACCGCATCGCCATCATGCGCGACGGCGCGCTCGTCGACGTGCGACCCGAACCCGAGCTGCCGGTCGGCGAGGTCATCACCCTCATGGTGGGCCGCAGCCTCGACAACCGCTTCCCCTCCCGCGACGGGCACGCCGAACGCACGCCCGTGCTCGAGGTCGCCGACCTCTCGGCCAAGGGCGTGGTCGACGGCATCGACCTCACCGTGCACTCGGGCGAGGTCGTCGGGTTGTTCGGGCTCATGGGCGCCGGCCGCACCGAGCTGGCCAGGATGGTCTACGGGCTCGACCCCGTCGACCGCGGCAGCGTCGTCGTCGACGGCACCGACGTCTCGAGCCGGTCGACCCGCTCACGCATCGCGCGCGGCCTCTCCTTCGTCACCGAAGACCGGCGCGGTGAGGGCCTGCTCATGGACTTCTCCGTCATCACCAACGCCGCGCTGCCGTCGCTCAAGCGCTGGGCGGGCGGGGTGCTCGGGCCCATCAGGCGGCGAGCCGTCGCCCGCGACGTCGCCGAGGTGACGAGCGGATTGCGGCTCAAGTCGGCCGATCTCGACCGCTCCCCGGTGCGTTCGCTCTCGGGCGGCAACCAGCAGAAGGTCGTGCTGGCCAAGTGGCTGCTCACGAAGCCGCGCGTGTTCATCCTCGACGAACCCACCCGAGGGGTCGATGTGGGGGCGCAGTACGAGGTGTACCGCACCACGCTGGAGCTCGCCGACCAGGGGACCGCCGTGCTCGTCATCTCGTCGGAGCTGCCGGAGCTCATCGGCATCTGCGACCGCATCCTGGTGATGCGGATGGGGCGGCTGGTCGGCGAGTTCGACCGCTCGCAGTTCGACGCCCGCCGCATCCTCGGCGCCGCCTTCGGCGAGTCGGGCGGTGCAGCCGAGAGCGGCGCGGCCGCAGCCACCACCCCCGTTCCCCTCGACCAGGAGGCAGCACGCTGA